A window from Leptotrichia sp. oral taxon 215 str. W9775 encodes these proteins:
- the purC gene encoding phosphoribosylaminoimidazolesuccinocarboxamide synthase translates to MQKKDFIYEGKAKQVYSTDDENLVIIHYKDDATAGNGVKKGTIKDKGIINNKITAKLFSVLEKNGIRTHFKEMLNERDQLCEKLEIVPLEVIVRNVITGSMAKRVGIADGTIPKTTIFEICYKNDEYGDPLINDYHAVAMGLATFDELKYIYETTSKINDLLKKVFDEEGITLVDFKIEFGKNSKGEILLADEITPDTCRLWDKATGKKLDKDRFRQDLGGIEEAYIEILNRLEA, encoded by the coding sequence ATGCAAAAAAAAGATTTCATTTACGAAGGAAAAGCAAAACAGGTATATTCAACAGATGATGAGAATTTGGTAATAATCCACTATAAAGATGATGCAACAGCAGGAAATGGAGTAAAAAAAGGAACTATTAAAGATAAAGGAATCATAAATAATAAAATTACTGCCAAATTATTTTCAGTACTTGAAAAAAATGGAATAAGAACTCATTTTAAGGAAATGCTGAATGAAAGGGATCAGCTTTGTGAAAAACTTGAAATAGTACCTTTGGAAGTAATTGTTAGAAACGTAATAACTGGTTCTATGGCAAAAAGAGTAGGAATTGCTGACGGAACAATACCTAAAACTACAATATTTGAAATATGCTATAAAAATGATGAATATGGAGATCCATTGATAAATGACTATCATGCGGTGGCTATGGGACTTGCTACTTTTGATGAACTGAAATATATATATGAAACAACTTCTAAAATAAATGACCTTCTGAAAAAAGTATTTGATGAAGAAGGAATTACATTGGTGGACTTCAAGATAGAATTTGGTAAAAACAGTAAAGGGGAAATACTTCTTGCAGATGAAATTACACCTGACACATGCAGACTATGGGACAAAGCAACAGGTAAAAAACTTGACAAAGACAGATTCAGACAGGATTTAGGTGGAATAGAAGAAGCATATATTGAAATATTAAACAGATTGGAAGCTTAG
- the purH gene encoding bifunctional phosphoribosylaminoimidazolecarboxamide formyltransferase/IMP cyclohydrolase, which translates to MKKRALISVFDKTGILEFAKFLKEKNVEIVSTGGTYKYLKENGLEVIEISEVTKFKEMLDGRVKTLHPNIHGGILAIRDNKEHMETIQREGIETIDFVVVNLYPFFREVQTDKTFDEKIEFIDIGGPTMLRSAAKSFKDVTVICDPEDYGKVTEEIQEKGEVSFETKKRLAGKVFNLTSAYDAAISNFLLEEEYPKYLNVSYEKKFDLRYGENPHQTSAYYVSTTEEGSMKDFVQLNGKELSFNNIRDMDIAWKVANEFDEIACCAVKHSTPCGVAIADDVFTAYKKAHDCDPVSIFGGIVAINREIDAATAEELNKIFLEIVIAPSYSPEALEVLKNKKNLRVIQCEVPKPQDKFEYIKVDGGILVQETNKKMIDEMKIVTEKQPTEQEKQDMILGMKVVKHVKSNAIVVVKDGAATGIGTGQTNRIWATAHALEHAKGDLETLEGAVLASDAFFPFRDCVDEAAKYGIKAIVQPGGSIRDEESVQACNEHGISMALTGIRHFKH; encoded by the coding sequence ATGAAAAAAAGAGCTTTGATAAGTGTTTTTGATAAGACAGGAATACTTGAATTTGCAAAGTTTCTTAAGGAAAAAAATGTAGAAATAGTATCAACTGGAGGAACTTATAAATATCTGAAGGAAAATGGACTTGAAGTTATTGAAATTTCAGAAGTTACAAAATTTAAGGAAATGCTTGATGGAAGGGTTAAGACATTGCATCCAAATATACATGGTGGAATACTTGCCATAAGGGATAATAAGGAGCATATGGAAACAATTCAGAGGGAAGGGATAGAAACAATAGACTTTGTAGTAGTTAACCTTTATCCTTTCTTCAGGGAAGTGCAGACAGATAAAACTTTTGATGAAAAGATAGAGTTTATAGATATAGGCGGGCCTACAATGCTGAGATCTGCCGCTAAGTCATTTAAGGATGTAACAGTAATATGTGATCCTGAAGACTATGGAAAGGTAACTGAGGAAATTCAGGAAAAAGGTGAAGTGTCATTTGAAACTAAAAAAAGACTGGCTGGAAAAGTTTTCAACCTGACTTCTGCTTATGATGCGGCAATTTCTAACTTCCTTCTGGAAGAGGAATATCCAAAATATCTGAATGTTTCATATGAGAAAAAATTTGACCTCAGATATGGGGAAAATCCACATCAGACTTCAGCTTACTATGTTTCAACAACTGAAGAAGGAAGCATGAAGGATTTTGTCCAGCTGAATGGAAAGGAACTGTCATTTAATAATATAAGGGATATGGATATTGCATGGAAGGTTGCAAATGAATTTGATGAAATTGCATGCTGTGCAGTAAAACACTCGACTCCATGCGGAGTAGCAATTGCTGATGATGTATTTACAGCTTATAAAAAGGCGCATGACTGTGATCCTGTTTCCATCTTTGGTGGAATTGTTGCAATTAACAGGGAAATAGATGCCGCAACAGCTGAGGAACTGAATAAAATATTCCTTGAAATAGTAATTGCCCCTTCTTATTCGCCGGAAGCTCTTGAAGTATTGAAAAATAAGAAGAATTTAAGAGTAATACAGTGTGAAGTGCCAAAACCTCAGGATAAATTTGAGTATATTAAGGTTGATGGCGGAATACTGGTACAGGAAACAAATAAGAAAATGATAGATGAAATGAAAATAGTAACGGAAAAACAGCCTACTGAGCAGGAAAAACAGGATATGATTTTAGGAATGAAAGTCGTTAAGCACGTAAAATCAAATGCGATAGTAGTTGTTAAGGACGGTGCCGCAACAGGAATCGGTACAGGACAGACAAATAGAATATGGGCTACTGCACACGCTCTGGAACATGCAAAAGGAGATTTGGAAACATTGGAAGGTGCAGTTCTCGCATCAGATGCCTTCTTCCCTTTCAGAGACTGCGTGGATGAAGCTGCAAAGTATGGAATAAA
- the purN gene encoding phosphoribosylglycinamide formyltransferase, whose product MSEIKKKIAVFVSGSGSNLQAIIDSIEFGKLNCEIAFVIADRPCYALERAEKHNIRSVMLDRKLFGEKLSDEIDMILSDAGEISCIVLAGYLSIISENFVKKWNRKIINMHPSLLPKFGGKGMYGLKVHEAVLKAGEKESGCTVHYVDTGIDTGEPIMSMKVPVLEGDTPEILQKRVLEKEHLLLVKGLEKILEN is encoded by the coding sequence ATGTCTGAAATAAAAAAAAAAATAGCAGTTTTTGTTTCAGGTTCAGGGAGCAACCTGCAGGCAATAATAGATAGCATCGAATTTGGAAAACTGAACTGTGAAATTGCCTTTGTTATAGCTGACAGACCATGTTATGCACTCGAAAGGGCTGAAAAACATAATATAAGATCTGTTATGCTGGATAGAAAATTATTTGGTGAAAAACTTTCAGATGAAATTGATATGATTTTAAGTGATGCCGGAGAAATTTCATGTATTGTACTGGCAGGTTACCTGTCAATAATTTCTGAAAATTTTGTAAAGAAATGGAACAGAAAAATTATAAATATGCATCCTTCCCTTCTTCCAAAGTTTGGTGGTAAGGGAATGTACGGGCTTAAAGTCCATGAAGCAGTACTGAAGGCAGGAGAGAAGGAAAGTGGATGTACAGTTCACTATGTGGATACAGGAATAGATACAGGAGAGCCTATAATGAGCATGAAGGTACCTGTACTTGAGGGAGACACGCCTGAAATACTTCAGAAAAGAGTTCTTGAAAAGGAACATCTGCTTCTGGTAAAGGGACTTGAAAAAATATTGGAAAATTAG
- the purM gene encoding phosphoribosylformylglycinamidine cyclo-ligase — translation MTISYKDSGVDKEEGYRTVEKIKDKVKSTYSANVMNEIGSFGALYKLGEYKKPVLVSGTDGVGTKLKIAFETGKYDTVGIDCVAMCVNDILCHGAKPLFFLDYLACGKLDSDVSSEIIKGVADGCLQAGASLIGGETAEMPGFYTVGEYDIAGFAVGAVEEEEIVNGSNIEEGNAIIAISSSGPHSNGFSLIRKLFADLNEVYENKKIWEHLLTPTKIYVRSIQKLMESVKINGMAHITGGGLIENVPRTIPDGFCANIDKKKVEIPSIFKHEYFKKVTEDELWGTFNMGVGFIVIVKKEDTEKTIDILKENGENAYEIGYISKGENKLCLK, via the coding sequence ATGACGATTTCTTATAAAGATTCAGGAGTAGATAAGGAAGAAGGATACAGAACGGTAGAAAAAATAAAGGATAAGGTAAAAAGTACATACAGTGCAAATGTTATGAATGAAATTGGAAGCTTTGGAGCGCTTTATAAGCTTGGAGAATATAAAAAACCTGTTCTTGTATCGGGAACTGACGGAGTAGGAACAAAACTGAAAATTGCTTTTGAAACGGGAAAATACGACACAGTTGGAATAGACTGTGTGGCAATGTGCGTAAATGATATTTTGTGTCATGGTGCCAAACCTCTGTTTTTTCTTGATTATCTGGCATGCGGTAAGCTTGATTCAGATGTTTCCTCAGAAATTATAAAAGGGGTTGCAGATGGATGCCTTCAGGCGGGAGCTTCCCTGATAGGAGGAGAAACTGCTGAAATGCCTGGATTCTACACAGTAGGTGAATATGATATTGCAGGATTTGCAGTAGGTGCAGTAGAAGAGGAAGAAATAGTGAATGGTTCAAATATCGAAGAAGGAAATGCTATAATAGCCATATCTTCGAGCGGGCCTCACAGTAACGGTTTTTCCCTCATAAGAAAGCTTTTTGCTGACTTGAATGAAGTATACGAAAATAAAAAAATATGGGAACATCTGCTGACTCCGACAAAGATTTATGTAAGATCCATCCAGAAGCTTATGGAAAGTGTAAAAATAAATGGAATGGCCCATATAACAGGAGGTGGCCTGATAGAAAATGTTCCAAGAACAATACCTGACGGATTCTGTGCAAACATCGACAAGAAAAAAGTGGAAATACCTTCTATATTTAAACATGAATATTTTAAAAAGGTAACTGAAGATGAGTTATGGGGAACATTTAACATGGGTGTAGGATTTATAGTTATCGTTAAGAAGGAAGATACAGAAAAAACTATAGACATTTTGAAGGAAAATGGAGAAAATGCCTATGAAATAGGATATATAAGTAAAGGTGAGAATAAGCTATGTCTGAAATAA
- the purF gene encoding amidophosphoribosyltransferase, with protein sequence MGILAIHSKEVRKDLGGLAYYGMFALQHRGQQSAGFTICDTITENKVRHRTIKKPGLVADVFSLEDLNSYIGNILIGHVRYGREGYSSMRNCQPLEGETSLGKVSVVHNGDLSNYKELKQELLGEGDLFQTSIDTEVILKLIGKNAVHGVKECALNTVNKLKGGFALAMILNDKLVGVRDPRGLRPLSLGKIGKETLVLASETCALDAMGAEFIREIEPGEIVIIDEKGIESIKYNDKEKKQVSAFEYIYFARPDSVIDGIDVYGFRHETGKYLYRQNPIEADIVIGVPDSGVPAAIGYAQESGIPYRPALVKNKYIGRTFITPIQELREQAVKVKLNPIKSLLEGKRVVVVDDSIVRGTTSKKLVKMLYEAGAKEVHFRAASPIVIKEDFFGVDVNPEAHLIGNYLTLDEIRDKIGATTLGYLSYENLRKIFGRDDFYMDCFKKDEK encoded by the coding sequence ATGGGAATTTTGGCAATACATTCAAAGGAAGTAAGAAAAGATTTAGGTGGACTTGCCTACTACGGTATGTTTGCATTACAGCATAGAGGTCAGCAAAGTGCAGGATTTACAATATGTGACACTATTACTGAAAATAAGGTGAGACATAGAACTATAAAAAAGCCCGGACTTGTAGCTGATGTATTTTCTCTGGAAGATTTAAACAGCTATATAGGAAATATTCTGATAGGCCATGTAAGATATGGAAGAGAAGGTTATTCATCAATGAGAAACTGTCAGCCTCTGGAAGGGGAAACTTCATTGGGAAAAGTTTCCGTTGTACATAATGGTGATTTGAGTAATTATAAGGAACTGAAACAGGAACTGCTTGGAGAAGGGGATCTTTTCCAGACATCAATTGATACGGAAGTTATTTTAAAACTGATTGGTAAGAATGCAGTGCATGGAGTAAAGGAATGTGCCTTAAATACAGTGAATAAACTTAAAGGCGGATTTGCCCTTGCAATGATTCTGAATGATAAACTTGTGGGAGTAAGGGATCCTAGGGGGTTGAGACCTCTTTCCCTTGGAAAAATAGGTAAAGAAACTCTTGTGCTGGCATCAGAAACCTGTGCACTTGATGCAATGGGAGCAGAATTCATAAGGGAAATAGAACCTGGAGAAATTGTAATAATCGATGAAAAAGGAATTGAGTCAATAAAATATAACGACAAGGAGAAAAAACAGGTAAGTGCATTTGAATATATTTATTTTGCAAGACCTGACAGTGTCATAGACGGAATAGATGTTTATGGGTTCAGACATGAAACAGGGAAATATCTGTACAGACAGAATCCTATAGAGGCGGATATTGTTATAGGAGTTCCTGATTCGGGAGTTCCTGCAGCCATAGGATACGCACAGGAAAGCGGAATTCCATATAGACCGGCTTTAGTAAAAAATAAGTATATTGGAAGAACATTTATCACTCCAATACAGGAACTCAGGGAACAGGCAGTAAAGGTAAAACTGAATCCGATAAAAAGCCTGCTGGAGGGAAAAAGGGTAGTAGTTGTAGATGATTCAATCGTACGTGGAACTACATCAAAAAAATTAGTAAAAATGCTGTATGAAGCAGGAGCAAAAGAAGTGCATTTCAGGGCGGCATCCCCTATAGTTATTAAGGAAGATTTTTTTGGGGTGGATGTAAATCCTGAGGCACATTTAATTGGAAATTACTTGACTCTGGATGAAATCAGGGATAAGATTGGAGCAACAACACTGGGATATCTGTCTTATGAAAATTTAAGAAAGATATTTGGAAGAGATGACTTTTACATGGACTGCTTTAAGAAAGATGAAAAATAA
- the purE gene encoding 5-(carboxyamino)imidazole ribonucleotide mutase, which yields MKVAIFFGSKSDTEKMKGAANCLKEFGIEYEAYVLSAHRVPEKLEEVLADVEKRGAEVIIAGAGLAAHLPGVIASKTVLPVVGVPLNGAIGGLDALYSIVQMPKSIPVATVGIDNSYNAAMLSVQVLALKYPEIKEKLVKFRKEMKEKFIKENEEKVEF from the coding sequence ATGAAAGTAGCAATATTTTTTGGAAGTAAATCAGATACGGAAAAAATGAAAGGAGCTGCAAACTGTCTTAAGGAATTTGGAATAGAATACGAAGCATATGTACTTTCTGCCCATAGAGTTCCTGAAAAATTGGAGGAAGTGCTTGCAGATGTGGAAAAAAGAGGAGCTGAAGTGATAATAGCGGGAGCAGGACTGGCTGCCCATCTTCCAGGGGTTATAGCTTCAAAAACGGTGCTGCCTGTGGTGGGAGTACCTTTAAACGGAGCAATAGGAGGACTTGATGCACTTTATTCAATTGTGCAGATGCCAAAATCAATTCCAGTTGCAACAGTAGGAATAGACAATTCATATAATGCGGCTATGCTGTCTGTACAGGTTCTGGCTCTGAAATATCCTGAAATCAAGGAAAAACTTGTAAAATTCAGAAAAGAAATGAAGGAAAAATTTATTAAGGAAAACGAAGAAAAAGTGGAATTTTAG
- the purF gene encoding amidophosphoribosyltransferase — MFLEKSDKMEEECGVIAFHSNKIRENLTSLAYIGMQALQHRGQECAGMTICDSVTENKVRHKTLKDMGLVSEVFSMEELLKYKGNILIGHVRYATTGIVTVDNAQPFSGDSGMGNISLAHNGNLIKIEKLKEKLMKDGITFHATSDTEVILKLLGRNAKYGMREALLKTLDVIEGAFALVIIINDKLIGIRDPRGIRPLCMGQREDGTYVLASETVALDTVNAKYIRDIDAGEMIIIDENGIESIKYLELLENNRKNEGKASCAFEYVYFARPDSIIDGIDVYQVRHDAGRYLYEQHPVEADIVIGVPDSGIPAAIGYAEASGIPFAKALVKNKYIGRSFIYPTQELREQAVKVKLNPIRKIIEGKRVVVVDDSLVRGTTSKKLIKMIRDAGAKEVHFRSASPKVLSECYFGVDIANKKELVASYMTTEEICHEIGANTLEYLSLENLLKILREKSVSPDMDESSCHTCKNDFCVGCFSGKYPIVDY; from the coding sequence ATGTTTTTAGAAAAGTCAGATAAAATGGAGGAAGAATGTGGAGTAATCGCCTTCCATTCAAATAAAATACGTGAAAATTTGACATCACTGGCATATATTGGAATGCAGGCTTTACAGCATAGAGGTCAGGAATGTGCAGGAATGACGATTTGTGACAGTGTTACAGAAAATAAGGTGAGACATAAGACATTGAAGGATATGGGATTAGTTTCTGAAGTGTTTTCAATGGAGGAACTGTTAAAATATAAAGGAAATATCCTGATAGGTCATGTAAGATATGCAACAACCGGAATAGTTACTGTTGATAATGCACAGCCATTCAGCGGAGATTCCGGAATGGGTAATATTTCCCTTGCACATAACGGAAATCTCATAAAAATTGAAAAATTAAAAGAGAAACTGATGAAGGATGGTATTACCTTTCACGCAACTTCTGATACGGAAGTAATTTTAAAGCTGTTAGGTAGAAATGCAAAATACGGAATGAGGGAAGCCCTGTTAAAAACTCTTGATGTCATTGAAGGAGCTTTTGCATTAGTAATAATTATAAATGACAAACTGATTGGAATCAGGGATCCGAGAGGAATAAGACCATTATGTATGGGACAGAGAGAAGACGGAACTTATGTACTTGCTTCTGAAACGGTGGCACTGGACACTGTAAATGCAAAATATATAAGGGATATAGATGCTGGAGAAATGATTATTATTGATGAAAATGGAATTGAATCAATAAAATATTTAGAACTTCTGGAAAATAATAGAAAAAATGAGGGAAAAGCTTCATGTGCCTTTGAATATGTATATTTTGCAAGACCGGACAGTATAATAGACGGGATTGATGTATACCAGGTAAGGCATGATGCAGGAAGATATCTGTATGAACAGCATCCTGTAGAAGCTGATATTGTAATAGGAGTTCCAGATTCAGGTATCCCTGCGGCAATAGGCTATGCTGAAGCAAGCGGAATTCCTTTTGCAAAGGCACTGGTAAAAAATAAATATATTGGAAGAAGCTTTATTTATCCGACACAGGAACTTAGAGAACAGGCAGTAAAGGTAAAACTGAATCCCATAAGAAAAATTATAGAAGGAAAAAGAGTAGTTGTAGTGGATGACTCACTGGTGAGGGGAACTACATCAAAAAAACTTATAAAAATGATACGTGATGCGGGAGCAAAGGAAGTACATTTCAGGTCTGCCTCGCCGAAAGTGCTGAGCGAATGCTATTTCGGTGTAGATATTGCCAATAAAAAGGAACTGGTGGCAAGTTACATGACTACTGAAGAAATTTGCCATGAGATTGGAGCTAATACATTGGAATATCTGTCACTAGAAAATTTATTGAAAATTTTAAGGGAAAAAAGTGTCAGCCCTGATATGGATGAAAGCAGCTGCCATACTTGTAAAAATGATTTCTGTGTGGGATGTTTTTCAGGAAAGTATCCGATAGTGGATTATTAA